A single region of the Salvia miltiorrhiza cultivar Shanhuang (shh) chromosome 8, IMPLAD_Smil_shh, whole genome shotgun sequence genome encodes:
- the LOC130998594 gene encoding uncharacterized protein LOC130998594, with the protein MGVPVTYQVNNTYYTSGYYLTDGIYPNWPVFVKSPTHPTDPKGKRFKVMQEAARKDIERAFGVLQARWAIVKGPSRLWSKEEMSDIMSTCIILHNMIIKDEGEHATQWEEDADEASSSAASQPRAGAPPDFRAFVARQASMRDVEMHARLTLDLKEHIWSRFGPIEP; encoded by the coding sequence ATGGGGGTGCCGGTCACATATCAAGTCAACAACACCTACTACACAAGTGGGTACTACTTGACTGACGGCATCTATCCCAATTGGCCGGTATTCGTGAAGAGTCCTACACATCCGACGGATCCGAAGGGGAAGAGATTCAAAGTGATGCAGGAAGCAGCTCGCAAGGATATTGAACGAGCCTTCGGCgtccttcaagctcgttgggcaATCGTCAAAGGCCCATCGCGTCTTTGGAGCAAGGAGGAGATGAGCGACATCATGTCCACgtgcatcattttgcacaacatgatcatcaAAGACGAAGGCGAGCACGCAACACAgtgggaagaagacgccgacgaAGCTTCGAGTAGCGCCGCATCTCAACCTCGTGCCGGTGCTCCGCCGGATTTTCGTGCATTTGTTGCACGACAAGCATCCATGCGAGACGTGGAGATGCATGCTCGCCTCACTTTGGACTTAaaggagcacatttggtctcgttttggtccgatCGAGCCCTAg
- the LOC130996964 gene encoding uncharacterized protein LOC130996964 isoform X1, producing MVLSNDYDLLNPPAELEKRKHKLKRLVQSPNSFFMNHCVQPLPNSCCVRKLPDGAVPTDWRPRQAHRGLLIPEKGRLRNIWNGFWFGVFILIIQDMLCFFM from the exons GTTCTCTCGAACGACTACGATTTGCTCAACCCACCGGCGGAGCTTGAGAAAAGGAAGCACAAGCTTAAGCGCCTTGTGCAATCTCCCAACTCTTTCTTCATG AACCACTGTGTTCAGCCACTCCCAAATAGTTGTTGTGTGCGGAAATTGCCAGACGGTGCTGTGCCAACCGACTGGCGGCCGCGCCAGGCTCACCGAGGGCTGCTCATTCCGGAGAAAGGGCGATTGAGGAACATATGGAATGGATTCTGGTTTGGTGTTTTCATTTTGATCATTCAAGACATGCTATGTTTCTTTATGTAA
- the LOC130996964 gene encoding 40S ribosomal protein S27-2-like isoform X2 — translation MVLSNDYDLLNPPAELEKRKHKLKRLVQSPNSFFMDVKCQGCFNITTVFSHSQIVVVCGNCQTVLCQPTGGRARLTEGCSFRRKGD, via the exons GTTCTCTCGAACGACTACGATTTGCTCAACCCACCGGCGGAGCTTGAGAAAAGGAAGCACAAGCTTAAGCGCCTTGTGCAATCTCCCAACTCTTTCTTCATG GATGTCAAGTGCCAGGGTTGCTTCAATAT AACCACTGTGTTCAGCCACTCCCAAATAGTTGTTGTGTGCGGAAATTGCCAGACGGTGCTGTGCCAACCGACTGGCGGCCGCGCCAGGCTCACCGAGGGCTGCTCATTCCGGAGAAAGGGCGATTGA